GAGGTCTACCTCAAAAAAGAAGAACGTATCGAAGCTCTCGCCATGATCATGGTCCTCTCACTCATGATCTATTCCGTGGCAGAGTGGCTGATCAGAAAAAGGTTGCAAGAATCAAATCAATCCATACCAAATCAGCTGAAGAAACCCACACAAAAACCAACTCTCAAATGGATCGCGTTCATGTTCCTCGGTGTCACCGAAGTCAACATATGGCTGTGCGGCGAGAAACACCAGAAAATCGCTAACCTCAACGAGAATACTTTGAAAATAATAAAACTATTTGGACCAGAATGCGAAAAATACTACGGACTGGAGCGTTAATGCGGAATGTGGGATATAAGTTCTCTCAGACCCGATAGCAGGCAGGAGCGGATTCTGCTGACACAGGAATGCATTAAAAGGTTCCACCTGGATATCGTCTCGCCGATCTCCCTGGTTATCATAGCGGAGATGCTGATCTTCCTTGGCCAGATGAAGGCTGCAATCGCAGTTCATGCCCTGAACATCATCCTGCTCGTATCTCTGGCGATGATCCGCAGTGACAGGATCTATCCTGTGGTTATGATGCTGTCGCTCTTCCGCATTTTGAATGTCACGATGCCGGTGTTCTTCAATCTCACGCTCTACTCGTATGCGACGATCTACATGCCCATGCTTCTTCCTGTTTTCATGATCATGCGTGAGGGCATCTTCGACCGCCAGGAGACCGGCCTAACGCTGAGAGGCTTCCTGACATACCTGCCGCTGGCGATCGGATCAGGCTTTGCGCTGGGATGGGGTGAGTATCAGGTGATTAGGCCTGAGGTCCTCCTGCCAGAGGTGAACCCGAAGAACGTTCTCATCCTCGCAGCGGTGATGATACTCCTCGTTGGATTCATCGAGGAGTTCATATTCAGATCGATGCTCCAGAACGTCATGATCGAGCGAGCCGGATCCATTCCAGGGCTTCTCATAACAAGCGTAATATTCGGCTTCATGCACTCAGGCTACCACATCCCGCAAGAGCTGGTTTATGTCTCATTCGCAGGCGCAGTTTTCGGTGTGATCTTCTGGTCGACAAGAAGCCTGCCGGTGATATCCGTCGCACACGGCGTGACCAACATCTCTCTCTTCCTGGTGGTGCCTGCATACCCGCAGTACCTACCGTATTTTATAGGGGTGCCATTTATGATCCACCTGATCGCCACAAACGACATCAGGAAGCTGATAAAAAAGATACAGATCGGTGATGGAGTGAGCTGATTGTTCAGTGCATCCAGGATGCTGTCATATCGTGCTCACACGCATCCCCTTGTGCAGTCCTCCCGTCTCTCCATCTCATCGTATAGCTCATCCATCGCGCCCTCACAGTCCTCAAAGCTCCCGTTGATCCCGATGCACCTGTACGATTCCGGGAGCACAGCTGTGAGGTTCTGGTTCTCCGCGGTCAGGTTCTCAGCCCTTCTGCTCTCCGGAATGCAGCACGAGAGCCACTCCCTGTCGAACATGACGGATGCCTCCTCCGAGACATAAGCCCTCTCAGCCCTTGCCGTGACATTGACGTGGTTCTCAAAGGCATCCATCTCAGGATCCATGCTCGCGAACAGCCTTATCTCCATCCTCCTGCTGATCTCGAGGGCCGGTATGCTCCAGTTGATGCATCTTCCCTCCATTGTGGGCCTGAGGGATGAGTTGATCATCTCCAGACCCGCGGGGAGCTCATCTCTCACAACGACATCCCTCAGCGGCTCGTTCCCGTCGTTTGTCACGTTTATGATGAACATCACAGTGTTCTCATCAACAGGCACCGCCGTCTTCGTGATGTTGATGTGCGGATAGAGATGTTTTGGCACAGCGTAGACGCTCACCGCGAGATCGATGCTGTACCTGCCGGCGAGATCCTGCTCGACCCTGAGCGTCTCCGGCCTGCCCATCGCGGCTCTGATCTC
The DNA window shown above is from Methanothrix sp. and carries:
- a CDS encoding CPBP family intramembrane metalloprotease, which translates into the protein MWDISSLRPDSRQERILLTQECIKRFHLDIVSPISLVIIAEMLIFLGQMKAAIAVHALNIILLVSLAMIRSDRIYPVVMMLSLFRILNVTMPVFFNLTLYSYATIYMPMLLPVFMIMREGIFDRQETGLTLRGFLTYLPLAIGSGFALGWGEYQVIRPEVLLPEVNPKNVLILAAVMILLVGFIEEFIFRSMLQNVMIERAGSIPGLLITSVIFGFMHSGYHIPQELVYVSFAGAVFGVIFWSTRSLPVISVAHGVTNISLFLVVPAYPQYLPYFIGVPFMIHLIATNDIRKLIKKIQIGDGVS
- a CDS encoding IS1634 family transposase, which codes for ISLKKVCKRADKKRGRPKNGEKLIEMYFIDADIELDQEKVEKTKSRLGRFIIATNDLNIDPDTLLSYYKGQQEVERGFRFLKDKSFRVAEVYLKKEERIEALAMIMVLSLMIYSVAEWLIRKRLQESNQSIPNQLKKPTQKPTLKWIAFMFLGVTEVNIWLCGEKHQKIANLNENTLKIIKLFGPECEKYYGLER